A section of the Roseovarius sp. W115 genome encodes:
- a CDS encoding haloacid dehalogenase type II: MPITTCVFDAYGTLFDVAAAARNVASEPGREAFAKHWPAIASHWRLKQLQYTWLRAVMNEHTDFWDVTQDGLDWALEAEGLDGDATLRDRLLQLYWELEAYPEVPAMLQALKAKGMNTAILSNGSPAMLDGAVQSAGIGEVLDDVLSVESVGIFKPADVVYDLVGQRFGCAKNEVLFVSSNGWDAGAAAGYGFTTVWVNRASEPVDRLPARPGHFLPDLTTIPELAA; this comes from the coding sequence ATGCCCATCACCACCTGTGTTTTCGACGCATATGGCACACTCTTTGACGTGGCGGCTGCCGCGCGCAACGTCGCCTCCGAGCCGGGGCGCGAAGCTTTTGCCAAACACTGGCCCGCCATCGCCTCTCACTGGCGGCTGAAACAGTTGCAATACACCTGGCTGCGTGCGGTGATGAATGAACACACTGATTTTTGGGATGTCACGCAAGATGGGCTGGACTGGGCGTTGGAAGCCGAAGGGCTGGACGGCGATGCCACACTGCGCGACCGCCTGTTGCAGCTCTACTGGGAGCTGGAAGCCTACCCGGAAGTCCCCGCCATGCTGCAGGCGCTCAAGGCCAAGGGGATGAACACCGCGATCCTCTCCAATGGCTCCCCCGCCATGCTGGACGGTGCAGTGCAATCGGCAGGCATCGGCGAGGTGCTGGACGATGTGCTCTCGGTGGAAAGCGTTGGGATCTTCAAACCGGCAGATGTGGTCTACGACCTTGTTGGGCAGCGCTTTGGCTGTGCCAAGAACGAGGTGCTTTTCGTGTCTTCCAATGGCTGGGACGCAGGTGCGGCGGCAGGATACGGATTCACAACCGTCTGGGTCAACCGGGCCTCCGAACCGGTTGACCGATTGCCTGCGAGGCCCGGCCACTTCCTCCCAGACCTGACCACCATTCCGGAGCTTGCCGCCTGA
- the fabA gene encoding bifunctional 3-hydroxydecanoyl-ACP dehydratase/trans-2-decenoyl-ACP isomerase: protein MANYPSRFDKDDLLKCARGELFGPGNAQLPEPPMLMMDRITDISGDGGAHGKGHVVAEFDIKPDLWFFDCHFPGNPIMPGCLGLDGLWQLTGFNLGWRGWQGRGYALGVGEVKLTGMVRPDRKMLTYYVDFTKAVQTRRLTMGVADGRVEADGEVIYQVKDMKVALSES from the coding sequence ATGGCCAACTACCCGAGCCGTTTCGACAAAGACGACCTGCTGAAATGCGCGCGGGGAGAGCTTTTTGGTCCCGGCAACGCGCAATTGCCCGAGCCGCCGATGCTGATGATGGACCGGATCACGGATATCAGCGGCGATGGCGGGGCGCATGGCAAAGGCCATGTGGTGGCTGAGTTTGATATCAAGCCTGATCTTTGGTTTTTCGACTGTCATTTTCCGGGCAATCCGATCATGCCGGGCTGTCTTGGGCTGGATGGTCTGTGGCAGCTCACCGGCTTCAACCTCGGCTGGCGCGGCTGGCAGGGGCGGGGCTATGCGCTGGGTGTGGGCGAAGTGAAGCTTACCGGCATGGTGCGGCCCGACCGCAAGATGCTGACCTACTATGTGGATTTCACCAAGGCCGTGCAGACCCGGCGTTTAACCATGGGTGTCGCCGACGGGCGTGTAGAGGCCGATGGCGAGGTGATCTATCAGGTCAAGGATATGAAGGTGGCGCTGAGCGAGAGTTAA
- the irrA gene encoding iron response transcriptional regulator IrrA translates to MSITKAETRGSEWLSAAGLRPTRQRVALAALLIGDGQHRHVTAESLFTSVQKTGARVSLATVYNTLRAFCDAGLLQEVMVDGSKSYFDTNTHDHPHFFWEGEERLTDAPADQLQISRLPDAPEGAEIASVDVVIRLRRTAS, encoded by the coding sequence ATGTCGATCACCAAAGCTGAAACACGCGGATCAGAATGGCTCTCAGCGGCCGGGTTGCGCCCCACGCGGCAACGTGTGGCGCTTGCCGCATTGCTGATCGGCGACGGGCAACACCGTCATGTCACCGCAGAAAGCTTGTTCACGTCCGTGCAGAAAACCGGCGCACGGGTGTCATTGGCGACGGTCTACAACACATTGCGCGCGTTTTGCGATGCTGGGCTTTTGCAAGAGGTTATGGTGGACGGCTCCAAAAGCTATTTCGACACCAATACCCATGACCACCCCCACTTCTTCTGGGAAGGGGAAGAACGCCTGACAGACGCGCCTGCCGATCAGTTGCAGATTTCGCGTCTGCCTGATGCGCCCGAAGGGGCCGAGATCGCCAGCGTGGATGTGGTCATCCGCCTGCGCCGCACCGCCTCCTGA
- a CDS encoding NADPH:quinone reductase, which yields MRAISYDAFGPAQDVLVLGDIETPAPAPGEILVRLSYSGVNPSDAKARAGARPGVTKPAFPRIIPHSDGAGVIEAVGDGVASDRIGEHVWIWNGQWQRAFGTAAEYIALPAEQAVPLPDGISLETGAALGIPGLTACHTVFGGGDVAGRTLLISGGAGSVGHNAVLLAKWGGAKVIATASAGAAAYVKAAGADVVLDYADPDLAAKILDATEGGIDRAVEVEFGQNASLLAEVMKPPSTIATYGSGKAMTPELPFGPYLFKALKIDITLIYILPAPERAAAIERLHRALAEGAFTPSIDATLPLEDCAAAHDRVMQAGRRGSVLLSI from the coding sequence ATGCGTGCCATCAGCTATGATGCCTTTGGACCAGCCCAAGATGTGCTGGTGCTTGGTGATATAGAGACCCCCGCCCCGGCGCCGGGCGAAATCCTTGTGCGGCTGTCGTACTCTGGTGTGAACCCTTCTGATGCCAAAGCCCGTGCCGGGGCGCGGCCCGGCGTCACCAAACCTGCCTTCCCGCGCATTATCCCCCATTCCGACGGGGCTGGCGTGATTGAAGCTGTCGGAGACGGCGTCGCCAGCGACCGGATCGGAGAGCACGTCTGGATCTGGAACGGCCAATGGCAGCGCGCCTTTGGCACAGCCGCCGAATACATCGCCCTGCCCGCGGAGCAAGCCGTCCCACTGCCGGATGGCATCTCTCTGGAAACCGGCGCAGCACTTGGCATTCCCGGCCTGACCGCCTGTCACACTGTTTTCGGCGGAGGCGATGTGGCGGGTCGGACATTGCTGATCTCGGGCGGCGCCGGATCGGTTGGCCACAACGCGGTGCTACTGGCCAAATGGGGCGGCGCGAAGGTGATTGCCACCGCCTCAGCAGGTGCAGCCGCGTATGTCAAAGCTGCCGGTGCAGATGTGGTTCTGGACTATGCCGATCCCGATTTAGCCGCCAAAATTCTGGACGCTACTGAGGGCGGCATCGACCGCGCGGTGGAAGTCGAATTTGGCCAGAACGCGAGCCTTCTGGCTGAGGTCATGAAACCGCCCAGCACCATCGCCACCTACGGGTCCGGCAAAGCCATGACCCCGGAACTGCCCTTTGGCCCCTATCTCTTCAAGGCGCTCAAGATCGACATCACGCTGATCTACATCCTGCCTGCGCCCGAACGCGCCGCCGCGATTGAACGTTTGCACCGGGCACTGGCCGAGGGCGCGTTCACCCCATCCATCGATGCAACCCTGCCGCTTGAGGATTGCGCCGCTGCCCATGATCGCGTCATGCAAGCCGGTCGGCGCGGGTCGGTTTTGCTGAGCATCTGA